The window TAGTTATGTTTACTCATTCCATGGATACAAATCTCTGAAATACAATTAGACAAATGACGTATACAATACTTAGAGTCCCGATATAAATACTACATATTTACCATgtttatctcttttttttttgtttgttgagAAACCATGTTTATCTCTGATTTGGGTGTAAAGAAAACTATCCAAAATTCATCCTTACATACCCTCACTTAAAACAAAGCTACCTAATTACACTTACCCTCACTTATTATCCAAACAAGCCCTTAACAGACAAATATAAACACTTgagaaaatttaaataagtcAATTAAGCTGTTAGCGACCAGCTTCTATGCTTGTAGTTATAGATGGTACCTCCATGAAATCAAATTGTGAGAGATTTGAAGTAGAAGCAGGACATTTTAAATCATGAGTATCAATTGGAAGCTGAGGTAGAGAGGCTTCAAAGCGAAGAGCTTTAGCTACTTGTCCAGAATTGAGTCTTTCCTTAGGTTTTGGGTGACTACACCATAAACCCACCTTCAACAAGCATTCCATTTCTTCCCTGTTGAAGTTTCTGCTTAGTTGTTCATCAGCTGCATCTATTACATTCCCTGCCAAGTAAAGCTCCCAAACCCATTTTACCAATGGAATGTGAAATTCTCCATCCTTAATAGTCCTCCTTCCACATGCAATTTCGAGGGCTACTATACCGAAACTATACATGTCTGATTCTTTGGTAGCCTTTCCGTCATATGCATATTCCGGAGCAATATAACCCCAAGTACCTACTACTCCTGCTGTTGTTGTCCGAGTCCTGAATTGTGTATCAACAAGCTTTGAAACCCCAAAATCACCAAGTTTAACACTAAAATCAGTGTCTAGAAGTACATTAGCAGGTTTGATATCTCTGTGAAGGACACATTGCTCTGCTTCTTCATGAAGATAGTGAAGTGCTGAAGCCAAACCTATGGCTATTCTGTAACGCACCTGCCATGGAAGAGCTCTCCTTTTGCCGAATAGATGAGTATCGAGGCTACCATTAGGCATGAAATCATAAACTAGTAACAAGCTCTCTCGCTCATGACACCATCCAATGAATTGAACTAGATTTCTATGCATCAAACGGCTTATTACCTTGATTTCATTGATGAAGAGTTTCTCAGAATTGACATATTCTGTGGATGAGATTTTCTTGACAGCAACTAGGCGGCAGATGTCACTCAAGGTTCCTTTATAAACATGTCCAGATGCTCCCTGGCCTAGCTTCATATGATCTGCAAAATCATTTGTTGCTATCTCTAATTCTTCTAAAGTGAATCTTATCGGTGAAGTACCTCTTTCAAGATCCATATTCATCAACATATAACTGTTTCTCAACGCACTCTTGCTTCTTTTCCTTGCCAGAAAATGACCAAATCCTCCTGCAACAATCAAAAGAAACAACAACTCAGCTGCTCCAATTAGAATTTTAGTTTTCCTGTTTTCATTTCTGCTGCTTCCAGTTTCTTCCATGGAGTCCAAATCAGAATCGAATCGCCAAGTGTTAATACAAAAGTTCTTCTCAAAGTTCAGACCTGAAGCAGCTGAAAATCCAACCCTAACAAACTCAGGAAGAACTTCCTTGAGATCAATTCCGTAAGAAACATTAGAATATCCCTTATAAACACGATCGGAGTCGTAATTACAAAACACACTAAGATTTTTGGTAGTAGCATTGTAAGAAATCCAAACATGACCTTCTTTGCCACTAGTTGAGCTAAGATCCCAATTAACATAGGCCGATGAAGTAATCGAGCCGTTGTTGATCCCAATATGATTAAATGGCGGATCAAATGAATTAGAAAATGTATCAAACTCAACTAGAATGATCTGATTTTGATGAGCTGTGGAATTAAATAGACCTAGATAAGCACCGGCAGAGTTGGGCGGAATTGGGTAGGAAAcaggagaaagaaaaaaagtaaaGCCATCACTAAGTTTAAGATCAAGATCATCAATGCGGAAACTGAAGGAGGTAACGAAATTGGAAGTGGTACCAGTGGAAGAGTCATAGAGATGGAAGGGCTTCGCATAAGAAGCTTTACCAACACGATACTGCGAATAGCTTGATCTAGGGATTAGGCGAATAGCTCCATTATCGGCGGTAGCATCTCCTTCGAAAAGGATATCTGTCGTCTCCGGTGGAAAATCCGGATAGTTGAAGCTAAGCGGATGGCTAAAACCGGGAAAACCAAACAAGAAGGTTAAAACAACGATCACCACCAACAACATTTTAGCATTTGGTATTTTATTGTccatgtattttatttttaagtatttaAAACTGTTATGCGTTGAAATCAAGGGTTGACTTTCTGGCTTTGTTATGGCAGTATAAGTTGACTTTTTTACtattaaatatcaaattttaAGATCTCACGAGAGATCTCCATTAGAGATTGATAAGAAAAGTatttgaaattttcaaataatattgctattttttattttgtaatctTTAAACAACCGATTGAttaacttttgttttttttttttttgaagaacttttgtttttttaaggcTTAATGCATCATTTGTCATCTGAACTTGTCCTAAAAAAACTCAATTGCTTATCTAATATATTCAAAGTATCTTGATAATCCTttgaatttttataaaatattcaattagcctcattaacttgtgtaaaatgtaatcaattaatcattcgattgtaaaaaaaatataaatcaaatacggaagatatgttgcacgtgccttaaaattttattacataatttacaaaataaattaaaacatattacaaaaaaaaactacttcAAAAACAAGACAATTCTGTAAAGAAAGTTACTCAGAGCACAGGCAAGAATTGAGTCTTGACATAATTAGTCTTATCCGTACCTGAAGTTTCTCCATTTGTGTTTCTTTAAAGGCTGAATATATCATGGAcctctgaacttgtttaaaaagtttgattaatgtcttaaactttcaaagtatcttgATAGCCCCttaacttatataaaatattcagatAGCCCCTCAATTggtataaaatgtaattaattaatcacatGGCTGCAGAGGCGGaaccaaggggggggggggggggctcgagccccggcaggaggccggagaattgagaaaaaaaaaatttagtaatggcgtctcgtaatattttggagagaattatattgactctatgtagtattatttcaatgtttaaaggtagatgagatggttaaggatgtTTACTTCTATTTGAGAGGTTTATGTTCAACttcatatttttaaaaaaagtttttatttatttttttatttttttcaataattataaaaaaaatgttaccattattaattaatgtaaatgaactctttattttgacacttttgaattcatttttaatatgtcattaccattaaaaaaaatagacatatttaatattcatttttattatgtctttaccattaaaaaaataaacatgtttaattttctattagttcaatgctagtttctaaaaaaaatgataacgtttttacagttttaatgcgttggagaCTAAAAAAGGGATGAACTTTAAAAATTTACCGCCAACCATACagttaatttcaattttttttacgttttaattttttttaaggtgCGTACAATACACCTTCCGCAtgtaatttacctttttttttttgtaaccgagtgattaattgattatattttacataaattaaatGGATTATCCGACCATTTTATACGAATTGAGGAGCTATtcatatattttaaaagttcggGAGCCAACGAGTTGATCATAAATGATGTGTTAAGCCTTCTTTAAATTTTGACttctattatttaattatttaatcatGCTAAATATGAGAGGATACAATTTGTGCTTTGACTAGTTGACTTTTGAT is drawn from Euphorbia lathyris chromosome 9, ddEupLath1.1, whole genome shotgun sequence and contains these coding sequences:
- the LOC136207167 gene encoding L-type lectin-domain containing receptor kinase IX.1-like gives rise to the protein MLLVVIVVLTFLFGFPGFSHPLSFNYPDFPPETTDILFEGDATADNGAIRLIPRSSYSQYRVGKASYAKPFHLYDSSTGTTSNFVTSFSFRIDDLDLKLSDGFTFFLSPVSYPIPPNSAGAYLGLFNSTAHQNQIILVEFDTFSNSFDPPFNHIGINNGSITSSAYVNWDLSSTSGKEGHVWISYNATTKNLSVFCNYDSDRVYKGYSNVSYGIDLKEVLPEFVRVGFSAASGLNFEKNFCINTWRFDSDLDSMEETGSSRNENRKTKILIGAAELLFLLIVAGGFGHFLARKRSKSALRNSYMLMNMDLERGTSPIRFTLEELEIATNDFADHMKLGQGASGHVYKGTLSDICRLVAVKKISSTEYVNSEKLFINEIKVISRLMHRNLVQFIGWCHERESLLLVYDFMPNGSLDTHLFGKRRALPWQVRYRIAIGLASALHYLHEEAEQCVLHRDIKPANVLLDTDFSVKLGDFGVSKLVDTQFRTRTTTAGVVGTWGYIAPEYAYDGKATKESDMYSFGIVALEIACGRRTIKDGEFHIPLVKWVWELYLAGNVIDAADEQLSRNFNREEMECLLKVGLWCSHPKPKERLNSGQVAKALRFEASLPQLPIDTHDLKCPASTSNLSQFDFMEVPSITTSIEAGR